The proteins below come from a single Deinococcus sedimenti genomic window:
- a CDS encoding RusA family crossover junction endodeoxyribonuclease, which translates to MNPFPTRQAAEVYLARIPDLAVRDATRARLGLEVEPAIRPAPVTVLPSRPIACQPRAPEPSPATALTFTLPFPPSLNSIWRATLVPCKPKKPGAPPWAARILLSQDGRQYRRAVRDIIRALNSPSTPPGARLALHLHVCPPDRRARDLSNIPKALEDALTHAGVWADDSLIDELRVTRGSVTTGGQVHVTITSLTATLFEVKS; encoded by the coding sequence GTGAACCCCTTCCCGACTCGGCAAGCCGCCGAGGTGTACCTCGCTCGCATCCCCGACCTGGCCGTGCGCGACGCCACCCGCGCCCGGCTGGGCTTGGAAGTGGAGCCCGCCATACGTCCTGCTCCGGTGACGGTCTTGCCCTCACGACCTATCGCTTGTCAGCCGAGAGCTCCAGAACCCTCTCCGGCTACCGCCCTGACCTTCACGCTGCCGTTCCCGCCCAGCTTGAACAGCATCTGGCGCGCTACCCTCGTCCCCTGCAAGCCCAAGAAACCCGGAGCCCCACCCTGGGCCGCCCGCATCCTCCTCAGCCAGGACGGCCGCCAGTACCGCCGCGCCGTGCGGGACATCATCCGCGCCCTGAACAGCCCCAGCACCCCGCCCGGCGCGCGTCTGGCACTGCACCTGCACGTCTGCCCACCCGACCGCCGCGCCCGGGACTTATCGAACATTCCAAAAGCGCTCGAAGACGCCCTCACCCACGCGGGCGTCTGGGCCGACGACAGCCTCATCGACGAACTGCGCGTCACGCGCGGCTCCGTCACCACCGGCGGGCAGGTGCACGTCACCATCACGTCCCTCACCGCCACCCTCTTCGAGGTGAAGTCATGA
- a CDS encoding helix-turn-helix domain-containing protein, whose product MFNLDRLKSVREEKKLTQQQLSDLSGVPIATIQKQEQGIQKDASLSIAAPLAAALGIAIEDLYSARITSKNVKGEEVPA is encoded by the coding sequence ATGTTTAATCTAGACCGCCTGAAATCTGTTCGAGAGGAGAAAAAGCTTACCCAGCAGCAGCTTTCAGACCTGTCTGGGGTTCCCATCGCGACTATTCAGAAGCAGGAGCAGGGCATCCAAAAGGATGCATCTCTGAGCATCGCTGCACCCTTGGCAGCGGCTCTTGGTATTGCTATCGAGGATCTTTACTCGGCCAGAATTACCAGTAAAAACGTAAAAGGTGAAGAGGTGCCCGCATGA
- the bet gene encoding phage recombination protein Bet produces MTASAIQPAQAMPLIQSTDFTSEQIDLIKQTVAAGTSDLELALFLEVAKSSGLNPFQRQIYAVMRWDAKARKEKMVIQTGIDGYRLIAARSGVHMGTTDPEFGPVSKDGFPEFARVIVRKLVHGHVAEFPATARWAEYVQLGKEGPTAMWKRMPHTMLGKCAEALALRKAFPAELSGVYSDVEMAQAENGREERPAQQAQSARPVDVTREVQEAAGTPAHTLPDPHQEEVMQRWATSIGEMATRVRRVAPAEEVQAILDKYAWRTTTDAARACHTALKDLGLKHAPQPAPQAQPEPAAVPAEAMLTEGQRKALCAHAGRAGAKTSEDRASLWAYLLNSDLAIRARDLTEAQAEVILTTFSSWSNDEAVQALTEARRAVLPF; encoded by the coding sequence ATGACCGCCTCCGCCATCCAGCCCGCTCAGGCCATGCCCCTCATCCAGAGCACCGACTTCACCAGCGAGCAGATCGACCTGATCAAACAGACCGTGGCCGCCGGAACGAGCGACCTGGAACTGGCGCTGTTCCTGGAAGTCGCCAAGAGCAGCGGCCTGAACCCCTTCCAGCGGCAGATTTACGCCGTCATGCGCTGGGACGCGAAGGCCCGCAAAGAGAAGATGGTCATCCAGACGGGCATCGACGGGTACCGCCTGATCGCCGCGCGCAGTGGCGTGCACATGGGCACCACTGACCCGGAGTTCGGGCCCGTCAGTAAGGACGGCTTCCCGGAGTTCGCCCGCGTGATCGTTCGTAAGCTCGTGCACGGCCACGTGGCGGAGTTCCCGGCCACGGCCCGCTGGGCGGAGTACGTGCAGCTGGGCAAGGAAGGGCCCACCGCGATGTGGAAGCGGATGCCGCACACCATGCTGGGCAAGTGCGCTGAGGCACTGGCCTTGCGGAAGGCATTCCCCGCCGAGCTGAGCGGGGTGTACAGCGACGTGGAGATGGCCCAGGCCGAGAACGGCCGCGAAGAACGCCCCGCCCAGCAGGCTCAGTCCGCTCGCCCCGTCGATGTGACGCGGGAGGTGCAGGAAGCAGCGGGCACCCCCGCCCATACCCTGCCCGATCCGCACCAGGAAGAAGTGATGCAGCGCTGGGCCACGAGCATCGGGGAGATGGCCACCCGCGTGCGCCGCGTGGCGCCAGCAGAGGAGGTGCAGGCGATCCTCGACAAGTACGCCTGGCGCACGACCACCGACGCTGCCCGCGCCTGCCATACGGCCTTGAAGGACCTGGGCCTGAAGCACGCTCCCCAGCCCGCCCCCCAAGCCCAGCCGGAGCCCGCCGCCGTCCCCGCTGAAGCCATGCTCACCGAAGGGCAGCGCAAGGCCCTGTGCGCCCATGCGGGCCGCGCCGGGGCGAAGACCAGCGAGGACCGCGCCAGCCTCTGGGCGTACCTGCTGAACAGCGACCTGGCCATCCGCGCCCGTGACCTCACCGAAGCGCAGGCCGAAGTCATCCTCACCACATTCAGCAGCTGGAGCAACGACGAAGCCGTGCAGGCCCTGACGGAGGCACGGCGCGCCGTGTTGCCCTTCTGA
- a CDS encoding S24 family peptidase: protein MSALEVGRQELTDLAYIRVVALAKALNWSLAEMQRATGVDLGITPVTLVGEGSADVYPLTAALTLDNPGPAVDHELITPGLKRPLLLRMDSEEMLGVTSASIRPGSTLHIDQADTTPEEGRVYVLTDQDGAHVRLYTTTRLGPVFRAENRTFEDIPATEATIIGRVVSVATDYDPNLN from the coding sequence ATGTCTGCGCTGGAAGTGGGCAGGCAGGAACTGACCGACCTCGCCTATATCCGAGTGGTAGCCCTCGCGAAGGCCCTGAACTGGTCTCTCGCCGAGATGCAGCGCGCGACCGGCGTGGACCTCGGCATCACGCCCGTCACCCTCGTCGGTGAAGGCAGTGCGGACGTCTACCCCCTCACCGCCGCCCTCACCCTCGACAACCCCGGCCCCGCCGTCGATCACGAGCTCATCACCCCCGGCCTCAAACGCCCCCTCCTGCTCCGCATGGACAGCGAAGAGATGCTCGGCGTCACCTCCGCCAGCATCCGGCCCGGCAGCACCCTCCACATCGACCAGGCCGACACCACCCCCGAAGAAGGCCGCGTGTACGTCCTCACCGACCAAGACGGCGCGCACGTCCGCCTCTACACCACCACCCGCCTCGGCCCGGTCTTCCGCGCCGAGAACCGCACCTTCGAAGACATCCCCGCGACCGAAGCCACCATCATCGGCAGAGTGGTCTCCGTCGCCACCGATTACGACCCGAACCTGAACTGA
- a CDS encoding winged helix-turn-helix domain-containing protein, with protein sequence MTTLPALSTTQRQVFSAAYACPGLNLNELTRLTGLNPATVARQVRHLEQLGLLVSVVCTAVTNTSRLCRRICRIVRPAPWTVAA encoded by the coding sequence ATGACGACCCTCCCTGCCCTCTCAACCACGCAGCGCCAGGTGTTCAGCGCCGCGTACGCCTGCCCCGGCCTGAACCTCAACGAACTCACCCGCCTGACCGGCCTGAATCCCGCCACCGTCGCCCGGCAGGTCCGCCATCTTGAGCAGCTGGGCTTGCTGGTCAGCGTGGTGTGCACGGCCGTCACGAACACCAGCCGCCTGTGCCGCCGGATCTGCCGGATTGTTCGGCCTGCGCCCTGGACGGTGGCCGCATGA
- a CDS encoding DUF7669 domain-containing protein produces the protein MTYREEIMDVVRELVRDRPDREFTLDELIAALNDRGSACKTQTVKTYVAGILCQQAPVMYRKRHPTLERVGRGRYRLA, from the coding sequence ATGACCTACCGAGAGGAGATCATGGATGTGGTGCGTGAGTTGGTTCGTGATCGGCCGGACCGGGAATTCACTCTGGACGAGTTGATCGCAGCCTTGAATGACCGCGGATCGGCGTGCAAAACACAGACCGTGAAGACCTACGTGGCGGGCATCCTCTGTCAGCAGGCGCCGGTGATGTACCGCAAGCGTCACCCGACGCTCGAACGTGTGGGGCGCGGGCGCTACCGCTTGGCCTGA